One Desulfuromonas acetexigens genomic window carries:
- a CDS encoding DUF169 domain-containing protein yields MEGFLTTVKETVNPATQAVGVNLVRDAETLAGQKIRLRDKHLAVCQQIAYSRYYGWSTWCTAETSHCVLGAAATGLVAPPERVLSGAVNCSVYQKDELAARSMQQSMPRLSERIAGVLTYPLSRPLAGMEPDLVVLYVNGAQAMRFIQAFLYHQGGEFVMKSSGDAGVCARGIAQVAKTGEPVIEIPCLGDRRFAMTQDHELIVGIPAGWLERTAEGLAATHKAGIRYPIPFQIPERCELPPTFTTGAEDR; encoded by the coding sequence ATGGAAGGATTTCTGACGACAGTAAAAGAAACGGTCAATCCAGCGACCCAGGCGGTGGGGGTCAATCTGGTACGCGATGCGGAGACGCTCGCGGGGCAAAAAATCCGCCTGCGCGACAAGCATTTAGCGGTCTGCCAGCAGATCGCCTACAGCCGTTATTACGGCTGGTCGACCTGGTGCACGGCGGAGACCAGCCATTGCGTCCTCGGCGCGGCAGCCACCGGCTTGGTCGCGCCCCCTGAGCGGGTGCTCTCCGGCGCGGTCAATTGCTCGGTCTACCAGAAAGATGAACTGGCCGCCCGCTCCATGCAGCAGTCCATGCCGCGCCTGAGCGAACGAATCGCCGGGGTGCTGACCTATCCTCTGAGCCGACCGCTGGCAGGGATGGAGCCCGACCTGGTCGTGCTCTACGTCAACGGCGCCCAGGCCATGCGCTTCATCCAGGCCTTCCTCTATCATCAGGGGGGGGAATTCGTCATGAAAAGTTCGGGGGATGCCGGGGTCTGCGCCCGGGGGATCGCCCAGGTGGCCAAGACCGGCGAGCCGGTAATAGAGATCCCCTGCCTGGGGGATCGCCGCTTCGCCATGACTCAGGATCACGAACTGATCGTCGGCATTCCCGCCGGGTGGCTGGAGCGGACGGCGGAAGGCCTGGCCGCCACCCACAAGGCCGGCATCCGCTACCCCATCCCCTTCCAGATTCCGGAACGCTGTGAGCTGCCGCCGACCTTCACCACCGGTGCCGAGGATCGCTGA